The genomic segment ttttggttttaacctttaaagccctaaacggtctggggcCATCACACCTGTGGTACTGCCTCTCCCAATACCCCCCATAGAGCTTTGCACTCAGCTAGTAACAACTTACTGGCGTCCAGCTATCCTCAACCAGGACcagagctttttcagctctggccccagcatggtggaactctctaccaagtgagacccaggccctgcaggacctggctcagttctgcagggcctgtaagactgagatgttcctccACACCTATGCTTGAGGCAGAAACAGTTACATcgcagctggcctccctacccttacCCCTATGTTTATTTATTCTTCCGTATGTAttagctgttgttgttttttgtttccctTACCTTTTTCTCCATCCTTTCCCATTTGATCATCCCTTATTGTTGATTATTAGGGCACCTTTTTGAATTTTAGCATGTATAAGGTTTTAAATTTTAGTAAGTGTATTTATATTGAGTTGTtgatgttgtttttgttgttgttggtagccaccctgagcctgactgtagtcaggaaagggtgaggtataaatataataaaataaagtgACTAATAATATATAGAGAAAAACAAGTACAGCAACAAACaacaaggctggggggggggcttccagttCCTAAGAGGGTCTTTTCGCTCCAAGAACTGATCTTCTGTCCATCTGTAGACTCCAAGCCTCAGGCTAAGAATCCAAGGGCTCGTACCTTTGGGCACACCCAGGCTTCAAATACCTGTgtgcagggaggaaaacaaactcAGCAAGGTGTTACATAGGGCAAAACTAGACATTTCAGGATCCTTGTGGTTGCCTCGAGGAAGCCAACACCATTTTATCTTGTATGTTTAGCATTTATGGTATAAGGCTAAAGGCCATTACAATTAGGGGACACAAAAAGGTCATAaacacctaaaaaaaataaaggataGAAATGTTAAGAACtcttaaaacagattaaaaaatgCATTAACACCTTCACTATATATGATTAAAGTAGCTTTTAAAAACAGCTGTAGCCCATATTTCCTTGGCTATCTAGGCAAAATGTGCCACTCTGTAAGAAACATCCAAATCAGAAAGAAGGAAACTAATTTCTCCACCATGGAAGAATTTATACCCTTTGAAATATGAGCAAGAAATTTATTTCTAGTCTCTATATACAAAGGGCAAAACAAAAAATTTTGTTAAAATCGGGCTGTGAGAGCTCGATCTTTCTGCCTGCTGCAGCATGGCAGGCTGAGGTATTCCTGTCTCCTCCTAGTACCTTACCAAGAGGCAAAATGCCTGGCTCCTCcgtggctgtttcagcacttgaaaaggcattggggggggggggggaggaagagtgcCATGCTGTaggcccaatcaggattgggcccttgaGGTGTTTTTAAATGGCAGCAACATCCTTGTGGTGACCACGAGgatgccatcatgtctagtttggccattAGCTGCTGCTAACTAGCAGGATCTTCCCTAGCTCCTCTCCAGCCACTTTGATTATTTCTTGATTTGTTTCTCACTCACAActgcctgtccctttaataggtgCTCAGTGGGATGTTATTTAACTCCATGCTATGACAAGCTTATGTTGTCTTTTTCTatgcattaagcctctgttaaagggacagggcacttTTCTCCAAGCccgttggcaaacctactcaaaAGGCCAAACAGCTGAGGAGCAAAAAGGGGTAACTATGACAACCTCACTTGTTACTCACACAGGGTGGGTAGGACTAGTCCTCTTGGGCAGCCTGAATAGGCTGAAGCCTCTTTTTTTCCATTCCTCCCCAATGGAGCCTAAAAGAACTATTTGCCTTGTATGGGATCGAGTCACTGAGCTGCAAAAGTGCTGTTGGCTCTTCAGCCCTTGGTTAATTCCAAATTAATTGCCAGTCAGTAGCCTAGAGGTTATGGTCAAGATTTATTTGACCCACagatgggaaggggctgttgaGAACTGTGAGCTCAGAATAATTGTGGCTTGGGTAAAACTAATCAGTATGACTGTTTCCATCACTCTTGTTTCACTGTTCCATCTTTTCTACCTCCGGTGATGCTACCACCAGTTTCCAGAGTTACAAGCCTATATTCGTGGTGAGGAGTCCAACAAGTTTGAAAATGGCCTTGGTGAGTGACAGGGGCCCTGAAGTGTTGGGTGGGAGAGGAGACAAACATCCATCAGGTCTCTATCGAATCCTTGCCCATCTATCTCAAACTCACAGCTAGggttcgccactggcaggaggtttttgggcggagcctgaagagggcagggtttggggagggacttcaatgccatagagtccaattgccaaagtggccattttatccaggtgaactgatctctattggctggagatcagttgtaatagcaggagatctccagcaactacctggaggttttcccTTAAAACCTACTCACAGCTGATTTTACTAGATCAGctattttcatttttcttctgcATATTCTGGCTTACCCTATGCTTGAAATAAtcttctcttttccatttccCAAACCACTTCCTTCTCCTGCAAACCCAACTTCTTCCACAAATGTTTTCCTAAAATGCACTATGGTTACTCTGTCTAATATTTCCTTGctcatctgttccccccccccccaaaaaaaaaacttctatctTAAGGGACCACTTTCTTGATCAGCTTGTCTGCCAAGAAACTCCTGCACATTGCAAAGGATTCTAGGTAAAAGTTTTAGGAAGTACTATCTGTTCAGGCAGGGTATTAGCTAGGCTTTGCAGTTGTCCCATGTGAGTTGAGTGCATGCCATAGAACACACCTCAGTGAGTTTGTACATTTCGAGGCAAGACTGGTAGAGGTGATGAAACCACCTGTCTTAGGAAACTGTCTACATTATTGATCTTCTTTAGGTACCCTGATAAGCTTCCCTGGAAAACGTTTTGGAAACCATTCCTCTGCTAGTCATTTCTTATTTCTGAATCTCTGTCTAAGAGGATTTTTCATCCAGTCAGTGCTCTGACAGAGCAGTCCTATGCAGATTTCCTCCAGGCTACTGAACCCACTgcaatcagtgggcttagactggagtaagtctgcataggacaGCATTGTCAGTGGGGCTCCCCACACATTGTGGCTCGTACAGTGCAATTCTTTTGCTAAATCAGTTTGAACGCTAATTTTATCAACATACTTTATCATGACCTATGAGTTGAATGTATTAAGGGTCACCTGCCCCCATGAAAGTCTGCACGGCAATAAAATTGCCAGAAAAGGCCCTGGTCATACATTCTAAGAATTCTAAGATCCTCTATTGCCCTACATTATATGTCTTTAGAAGGCTTTCTTTTCCTAAAAGCGTTTATTGCTTGCATTAGTGGCTAATTCATTTTCTGTTGTAGCTTATTGATTGGTCCCAATCCAGAAAAAAAACTTGGTCATGTTTCTGTTCCATTGAAATTAGTAGGACTTGACTTGCAATTAATTTGCCCCCTGCTGGTTTCAATGGAATTTAGATGCTACTAAGTCCAAAAACAACAGAAGGGTAATATTTTAATTAGGACCAACAAAAACATTATAAAATGTGAACAAGCTTTTATGTTCCTTTGAAAATTCTTTAGACCATAAGATAAGCAAAATTTTAAATGGTGGAGGAAACAGAACATTTTGGGGCATAATAAGAAAGTAACAAGACTTTAGAATGAAACAGGTATTATATACACAATTAGGTTAGGCTCTGCTGTGTAAAAAAGGGTCTTGATTGCATCCATCGATAATGTGACAGAGACACTGTGGCAGCTTTTCCTTTGAAAATACAAGAACCAACAGTAATTTGAAGTAGTCGCGAGTGCTAATGGGAGAACACTGGTGCCTTATAAGGCAAAGagcaaaagttttaaaaaatgatagtCCTTATATTAGCAAAGACGGAAATTAATGTTTGGTGGTATGCCAGCTACAAAGTCAACAGAAGCCAAATTGGGTTGGGTTGCCTATGATGATGAAGCTGGTGTCACCCAGCAGTAAGGGTTTTACAGGTATGCAGTATGTGTACTTGGATGGTATAAGATTACCATTTTGGAAGCAGGGATGAATATCCTTCCTCAAAATTTGTCTTAAGAGGCAGTTTGGCAGTAATCTTCAGAAATTCCAGTATGTGCATGAACAATTTCACAACATGTTTTGTGAATCAGAGATGGAAACTCATTGTTTCTTTTCAGCAAAATTGTCCGCATTTTTTAAACcacactttaattaaaatttgatAGGTCAAATAAAGTTCATGTCTGACTTACCATCCCAGTTTCTCATTCTGGCTTAGAACATAGGGAGACATCTGCTTTCATAATACAGAGCGTACGAGAAGTTTTCCAGAGTTATTGAAATCTATTTGCCTTTTAGGAGAGACTGTGGTGGTGCAGGTATGTTCCACCCAAACAGAAACAGCTGCACTGCTTCAAAAAGTCCTGGATCAGAACCAGACAGCTGCAGAACTGCTGGCAGCTGCTATTCACCAGGAGATGGTGCTTTCTGACCCAGCACTGGATGGTGTGACTGTGACAGTCTCCACTGAGAAAATGGCTATGTGGATTGACCCCATAGGTAAGGTAATGAAATAAGATAGGAATTGCTTTATGACAGGATAGACTTTTGGATTGCTTCTATACACAGACAATTCACTGTTTTCCTCATTGCTATGAAACCTGCTGATTAATTATAGGCAACAGCGCTTCCACACAGAGGGCTTTTTCCTTCACAATTTCCCTGTATTTTTCCCAGCCATATGGTCAGGCATCAACTCCACACTTTCTCCCTGGGGGAGAAGTCACCATGACGAGCAgccatgttttaattttttttttcatttattcattGATATATCAGGATACCAATGTCCCAGTGCCATAAAGTGCCACCCACCCCACCTTTGTATACCTGAGGATTTTAAGTTTGCAGTGTTTGGCTTCCCACAGCTGGCAATGTGACCTGATTGACTAAGCAGTAATATTCTACCCCCTTTTTTAGATTCTTGAATCTGTTGTGACTGCTTTTGGTCAGTCACATCCAGTGTTATATTATTGGACTTGCAGTGGTTCTTTCatctctcaggcagagaggtctttacTAAACATTCTACCTCCATGCCTTTAAAGGACCTCTTCAcatattctgttttgtttttttaggtgTATATATAACTGGTTTTTAAGCGTACCTCTAAAAATGTAAATATGTGAATGAAACAAAAAGATGTTTGAAAACATGGTTTGATGCTATATAATGTGTGAAATtgtcctttagctggagataaaAAAGATTGAATTTTAGATTTTCAGCATTCAAGTCATGTGCTCTTACCACCATGCTATGATGCATGGGATTGGGAGCCTTAAAGACATAGCTCTTGCAGTCCTCCCTCTGTGAAACTGATATAGTTTCCAGTGTGCAAACCTGTGCATCAGCCAGTGCTGACAACTACTCTGTTACTAAGCCTGGATGAAAGACATCAGTTTCACAAGTTCTTCCTTTCCTCAGATTCCACCAATCAGTACATCCGTGGCTGTGGAGATGTGGTGCCTGTGGATGGCATCTACCCATCAGGACTACAGTCAGCCTTGGTGCTAATAGGGGTATACAACCGGCACTCAGGTGAACCTGTTCTAGGTATCATCAATGAGCCATTTTTCCAGGAACAACTACCAGAGCATAGGTAACCACACTCTGTTGTATATTGACCAGGTTAACTATCCCCCCACGGgtgccagctgggtggcctttaATCCTCGCATTGTAGAGAGTCAAGGAAGCAATGAACACAGAAGGCAGCCGTTTGGTGGTAGTTCCTCCTTTTTAAGTGCTGGGTCTGTTTCTAAGAGACCAGAGAGCTGCTTGACTGACAATTCCAATGAGGAATCCAAAGGTCCTTTGAAAAATGAGGACCCCCTAAGCCCTGGAGCACAGTATTCTACAACTGGAAATCACCTGCGTTTAGGGGAGGGGGATAGTAGAAAGTACATATTCTGTCAGCAGAACATGTGCAGAGGGCCACTGAGGAAGCATATAAAACTTTTAAAGGGAATGCAGGATACACACAGTGATTCCATTCAAATGGGCAGAGTCCCCATAAAGATCTCACACAGCTGAATTAATTGTGGTGCAGAATGGAATTATAGGATGCCAGTGATACTGTGGTGGGAGATGATGCCCTTCAGGAGAGGAAACCACTCAAGTTCCTGAGAAGAAAAATTGCAGGAATCCTGAGTCCAGGAAAGTTTCCTGGATCTCCAGGTTTCCCCAGAGTTTGTAGGCGGGATGGAGTGAGTGGCTGGATGTCCagatccagagagagagagaattgaacAATCTAAAGCCATTTATTATACCATATAACACATTAAAAAGAAGCATGCatagcaggtgtgtgtgtgtgtaaagtgccttcaagtcgcagccgacttacggtgacccctttgggggttttcatggcaagagactaacagatggcttgccagtgccttcctctgcacagcaaccctggtcttccatccaaatactaaccagggctgaccctgcttagcttctgagatctgacgagatcaggctagcctgcataGCAGTTATAACCCAAGAAAACCCAATACTGCATAGTATAATAAGATTAATAAGGAATATATTCTGTCTGCATACCAAGCACGAGCAATGCGCTTGCGACTTTGGCATGCAGCCCAGAGTAAAGAGCTCACAATGTTTATATGCCTTTTTGAGTTCATAGGAGAAATAGCAGGTGCCAATTAGAAATGTGATTAGCTAGACATCTTCCAGACTCTCAAGAGAAAGAAAGTATGGGGAATGATGAGGAATTTCCTTAACTTTCTGAGAAAGTTCCTAATCCTGATAGGAAAGGCAAGTTCTCCCTAGCTCCAGTCAAGGTATTCAGTATTAACTCAAATGAAGACTATGATAGGCACAATGGTTGCTCTTGTGGTTGTTTCAAGCAAGTAGGAACTTAAATGATCATCAGATCATTGAGATTAACAATATAAAAGCAATATTTTCTGAGAACCTACTCTgataacagagagccagtgtgttgtaatatctgggctaggatctgggagacagatcataaagcttgctgggtgaccctgggctattTTCTCTCACTCAGCTTAATTTACTtcacagaggaagggagaaacatCCCTGTTCTCCATGGAGGTGAGATAAAATACTCGAGGTAAAAAGATGCTTTGAATTTGAGTTCTGTTTTGTTCAGAATGTTTCTGATGCTTTAGTGTAGAGGTTCCAGCATCATTTGAGTATATTTTATTCTGAAGTTAGGCAAATACCAATGATTCTTCATGAATATGCATTGAAGATGGTGAATGGAAATCTGCATTCTGTGCAGTAGCTGTGGACAAAGAAGAGCAGCAAAATGTGTTTGGTAGTTTTTATTGGACTAAGCTGACTTCTGCGTAGTGACATCAGTGAATTGTCATTCCTCAGCTCAGAATATAATGCTCATTAGCATCTCATGCTCACTttctctgcctagtaaacatcacagCTCTGAGTTTGTCTTCAGATTTTAGTGCAAGCTAGAGAAGAGCTCCTCGCTCTCATCCTTAACTATCACCTTGTTTGTGACGCGGATTGCCAGCGGATTATGCAGTcagtccaggaaaacaccacccGAAAACCccttgctacttagaaaagtgttgtattatatctatgcactgtaaaataaaccaaGAACTCCTTACACTCCTTTTcactcatagcatcccacactgagcttcagtttcactccattatatacacattACAGTCTCAAGCACCAATCACAGAAGATGCTTTGTCAGTCTGACTTGCTCAtacattgcatcagcctactggtCATAACCTGAtctggccagctccctctagctctccagggagtttccaggctTGTTGCATCATcacagatccatctgatctacctGCAACCTGTCAAACTGATCTGATAGCCTTGCAATATCAACAGTTTGTATGTCTCTTTAGGTCCTCTACACTTTccccacaacagcagcagcagcagctctctgacTTTCTCTGTGTCTCTCTTGCCCCACCccactctggtgcctaaaactctGCTGTGGTAGTGTGCTAGGCACTAGAACTGGGACAGGGGCCCTGGTTGTTTTCCCAGGAGGCGGAGAGGGACTGCCCTTTTCTGAGCATTCTCCATTTTTAAGAGGAAAAGGACTTTTACTGAGTATTGTCAGACCCAAGCAAGATTGAGAATGTCCAcctattactgtgtgtgtgtaaagtgccttcaagttgcagccgacttatggcgaccccttttggggggggtttcatggcaagagactaacagaggtggtttgccaatgccttcctctgcacagcaaccctggtattccttggtggtctcccatccaaatactaaccagggctgaccctgcttagtttctgagatctgacgggatcaggctagcctgggccatccaggtcagggcccacctATTACTACTAACTCTAAAATTAGATTAACTCAGGCCTGTTTGATTTGTAAATTATTGCTTCAGGAATGTTTGGAACACTTCTAGGGGTGCACACGGTGCATTGCTGTCTTGAATTTCTGCTTTCCATCAGTGCCGCTCTGATAACCACCACACTGCTCCATATTCGTGCCAATATTAAGATCTTGCTGAGGAAGAAAGCACAGCTACTTCAGCCAAGTCCCAGCCACCCCTCCCAGTCTCTTTCTTTTTCCTACAGATGGCACAGCAGATACCACTGGGGCATCTCCTATGGAAACACCAACCTGAGCTCGCTAAGCCAGCCCCTGCCTCAGGCTCCCCCTCGTGTGGTGCTGAGCAGCAATGAGAAAGTGGTGCTGCAGAAGGCCCTGGCACCCCTGTATGGCGAGCAGTTCTACTTTGCCTCTGGTGCTGGGTACAAGATGCTGTGTGTGGCCCTGGGATTTGCAGATGCCTATGTGCTCTCAGAGGGCAGCACCTTCAAGTGGGATTCGTGCGGCCCCCATGCAATCCTTCGGGCCCTTGGTGGAGGCATCGCTGATCTTGCAGGGGCATTGCGTGCTTGGCGTGCTGGCCAGCGTGACTCGCTGCCTGAACTGACCTACAACAAGCCAGAAGAGGGTGCCGTGGGTGCCGATCGCTGGGCAAATCATGGTGGTGTCATAGCCTATATTTACCATGACCATCTGGAGGCTGTCATGGCTACCCTGGCAGctgcagttgatgttgtttaaGTTCCTCCTCTATATGGGTGTGGCTTGGCTGGGACATTCACATCTACATGAGGGGAGAAAGCCAGACTGCTGGTCAGGTACTGTATGACTTGGACTTACCACTGAACTGTGGGATCAATCAGTTATAGATGGAGCGCACCTGCCAGCATGGGGCTTGGTTGGGTAGAATGTTGGGACTTAATTTAGGCAATGCTTTGGCCTTTCAATGCTGAGTCAATGAAGGTTTCCTTTCCAGCACAGTGCAGATGGGAGAAGCTTAAAAATTTCCCCTTCCTTATCCATATTTTGCCCTCCTGCACGAGTAATATGTGTTATGAGTAATGCTGTAAACATGtcttgagggtagggttgccaactgcctggagaaaaaaatgttctgtctctttaacagaggcttaatgggatgttacttaCTAGATGATGTTGtttacttcaatgccatgaaaagGTTAAGgtgcccatttccatgcataaatcctctattaaagggacagaacattttgttttccaggcctgctggcaaccctagcttggaccTTTCAATGACTTCCACTATATTTCCCGTAGCCTTCCCTCTCTCTAACATCATATATGGAGGGGCTAGAAGATGGAAGGTCCTATTTCATGGTCAGATGACAACTGGGGATTAGAATCCAACCCAGTATTTCCACAGATGGAACAGTTTCTGCCCATAGAGCATGACTTTCTTGCTTCCCTCCCATTTCCCTCCTGAAATGCCAGTCCTTGGGGGGCAGGGGACCCCCAGAAAGAGAATGTGGGGCTGTAGTGGGAAGCAAGATAGCAATTTTCCACAGGAAGAAGTTGTTCCATCTGTGTAAATATTCCATTGGATCCAAAAGCCTAGGGTTGTAATTAGCGTTGCTATCTTGAGACTggcaaggacatgataagcccattaTGGGGACCAGAAAgtaaaattgtaacaggagatgaagagagggcggaacttctcaattcctacttttcctcagtcttttcttgcaagggaatcggtgctcaacatggcataaacagaacacatgatgagggaaggaagTTGCAGCCTAAAATCGGccttggggtagtgcacaaacaccaagtttctttaaatgaaacaaagtccacagggccagatgaattgcatcgaagggtactcaaagaacttgtagatgtaatttctgagcctctgtccattatttttgagaattcttggagaacaggtgaggtgtcagaagattggaggtgggcaaatgtccccatcttcaagaaggggaaaaagaaggaTCTGGGTAaataccaacccatcagcttgacatgTATATcgggaaaagttttcgaacaaatcattaGTCAGTCCTTAAGCATTTCGAAAaaatggatctgattactaagagccagcacaggtttctcaagaacaagtcatatcAGACTAATCTCAtcttctttttttgagaaagttactaccttgctggataaggggaatgcagtagagatagtttatcttgatttcagtaaggcttttgataaggttccccattatattcttgttgacaaattggggaaatgtgatttagatcctattactgttcagtggatctgtaactggttgacatatcacacccaaagagtgcttgttaatggttcctcatccacttagaGAGAAGTGACAGTGccccagggatctgtcctgggccctgtgttgttcaatatctttaaatgatttggatgaaggaatagagggggtgcttattaaatgtgcagataatactaaattgggaggggtcgCAAATACAATAGAAGACCAGCCAGGATACAGGaagatcttgacaggctggaggattgggctaaaactaataaaatgcatttcaacaaagataaatgtaaagttctgcatttgggtaggaaaaatcaaatgcataattataggatgggagagacttgtcttagcagtagtgtgtgcgaaaagggtcttggggtcttagtagaccaaacact from the Euleptes europaea isolate rEulEur1 chromosome 1, rEulEur1.hap1, whole genome shotgun sequence genome contains:
- the INPP1 gene encoding inositol polyphosphate 1-phosphatase, which produces MAALLKSLLAASEKAANIAQLCRQEEALFSLLIEEKKGADKNKKFLQDFKTLADVLIQEVIKHDVGKEFPELQAYIRGEESNKFENGLGETVVVQVCSTQTETAALLQKVLDQNQTAAELLAAAIHQEMVLSDPALDGVTVTVSTEKMAMWIDPIDSTNQYIRGCGDVVPVDGIYPSGLQSALVLIGVYNRHSGEPVLGIINEPFFQEQLPEHRWHSRYHWGISYGNTNLSSLSQPLPQAPPRVVLSSNEKVVLQKALAPLYGEQFYFASGAGYKMLCVALGFADAYVLSEGSTFKWDSCGPHAILRALGGGIADLAGALRAWRAGQRDSLPELTYNKPEEGAVGADRWANHGGVIAYIYHDHLEAVMATLAAAVDVV